One Bacteroidota bacterium DNA window includes the following coding sequences:
- a CDS encoding Lrp/AsnC family transcriptional regulator, which produces MISKEPTPALDEVDAALLDILQKNGRTKRNDLAGMVGLSLPSVSDRLKKLEEGGLITEYRAILDPKRAGYDITAFIFVSVDSSKHYGSFIEHAHAAEGILECHAVTGEGTHLLKVRTANTSALEKLLAKIQSWQGVLGTRSSVVLSTSKEETRLKIHNSK; this is translated from the coding sequence TTGATAAGTAAGGAACCGACCCCGGCCCTGGACGAGGTGGACGCGGCCCTGCTGGATATCCTTCAAAAAAACGGAAGGACGAAAAGGAACGACCTCGCCGGAATGGTGGGCCTCTCGCTCCCCTCCGTGAGCGACCGGCTCAAGAAACTCGAGGAGGGGGGCCTCATCACGGAGTACCGCGCCATTCTCGATCCGAAACGCGCCGGGTACGACATCACCGCCTTTATCTTCGTCTCCGTCGATTCCTCCAAGCACTACGGATCGTTCATCGAGCATGCGCACGCCGCCGAAGGGATTCTCGAGTGTCACGCCGTCACCGGGGAAGGGACGCATCTCCTGAAGGTCCGGACTGCGAACACGTCGGCCCTGGAGAAGCTGCTGGCAAAAATCCAATCGTGGCAGGGAGTGCTCGGGACCCGGAGCAGCGTCGTCCTTTCGACCTCCAAGGAAGAGACCAGACTTAAAATTCACAATTCAAAATAA
- a CDS encoding glycosyltransferase family 87 protein produces the protein MRLSFTLIASALLGCLLAWFGLVPAMTTIDTDFPNYYTSARLVLEGRDVSRIYEADWFQSQIYRVGIDQQGIFAPLPPVTALLMTPVAFLPPVQALRAWTVVNLLLLAANVILLSRCSGRAWPFSLLLFLASGIALINDFRFGQCYLLVTLLIMAGYLGERSSKSGRSGMAFGAAAALKYFPVAFIPLLAVRRRWSLILWFALTVAAIYAAAALLLGTGVYRQFLSLLPAHLEGEILNPFGATMQSWNSLLRRLFVSDPLLNPSPAIQWEAGYVIMKYAIYLLVAAATITGYRNAQQAFGPDAPPIQFALVTIAALLLLPASATYHFLLLVLPVALLLGGDRARWRPEQKILLALFILVSWIPYRLFRPFDGRGLLSILAYPRLALLLAMFITLRVFLRNSARLFNPETVRV, from the coding sequence GTGCGCCTCTCGTTTACGCTCATCGCGTCGGCACTTCTGGGGTGCCTCCTCGCATGGTTCGGCCTCGTGCCTGCCATGACAACCATCGATACGGATTTCCCGAATTATTATACGTCGGCCCGCCTGGTGCTGGAAGGCCGGGACGTCTCCAGGATCTACGAGGCGGACTGGTTCCAGAGCCAGATTTACAGGGTAGGAATCGACCAACAGGGGATCTTTGCCCCCCTTCCGCCCGTCACCGCCCTCTTGATGACTCCGGTCGCGTTCCTTCCGCCGGTTCAGGCGCTCCGGGCGTGGACGGTCGTCAACCTCCTGCTCCTCGCCGCAAACGTGATCCTCCTCTCTCGGTGTTCCGGGCGCGCCTGGCCGTTCTCCCTTCTCCTCTTCCTGGCGAGCGGCATCGCTCTGATCAACGACTTCCGCTTTGGCCAGTGTTACCTTCTCGTGACGCTTCTGATCATGGCCGGCTACCTCGGCGAGCGGAGCTCGAAATCCGGGAGATCGGGGATGGCATTCGGAGCCGCCGCGGCCCTCAAGTATTTTCCGGTTGCGTTCATTCCTCTCCTTGCGGTCCGTCGAAGATGGTCGCTGATACTCTGGTTTGCCCTGACGGTCGCGGCGATCTATGCGGCGGCGGCCCTCCTCCTCGGGACCGGGGTCTACCGGCAGTTCCTGTCGCTGCTCCCCGCCCACCTCGAGGGTGAAATCCTCAACCCCTTCGGGGCGACGATGCAGTCCTGGAACAGCCTCCTGAGACGGCTGTTCGTTTCCGATCCGCTTCTTAACCCGAGCCCCGCGATTCAATGGGAAGCCGGTTACGTCATCATGAAGTATGCGATCTATCTGCTCGTCGCTGCGGCCACGATTACGGGCTACCGGAACGCGCAACAAGCGTTCGGTCCCGATGCACCCCCCATCCAGTTCGCCCTGGTGACGATCGCGGCGCTCCTTCTGCTCCCTGCCTCCGCGACATACCATTTCCTCCTCCTGGTCCTTCCGGTAGCCCTCCTCCTCGGGGGCGACCGGGCTCGCTGGCGGCCGGAACAGAAGATCCTCCTGGCATTGTTTATCCTCGTAAGCTGGATCCCGTACCGGCTCTTCCGGCCTTTCGACGGCCGGGGACTCCTGAGCATTCTCGCCTATCCCCGCCTGGCGCTGCTGCTTGCGATGTTTATCACGCTGAGAGTATTTCTCCGAAATTCGGCGAGACTCTTCAATCCCGAAACTGTGCGGGTCTGA
- a CDS encoding adenine phosphoribosyltransferase translates to MVTNTPERLRASIRNVPDFPKKGIVFRDITTLLQDPAAFREANDSLFERYRSSGAAKIAGIESRGFIFGSVLASRLGAGFVPVRKPGKLPSASIREVYQLEYGSDALEIHADSIAAGEKILIVDDLLATGGTAAAACSLVRRLGGSIIGVAFLVELAFLGGRKKLQEYDVFSIVSYESE, encoded by the coding sequence ATGGTGACGAACACCCCGGAGCGCCTCCGCGCTTCCATCAGGAACGTCCCCGATTTTCCCAAGAAGGGGATCGTCTTCCGCGACATCACGACTCTCCTTCAGGACCCGGCGGCGTTTCGCGAGGCGAACGACTCGCTCTTCGAGCGGTACCGCTCGAGCGGAGCCGCGAAAATCGCCGGCATCGAATCGCGCGGGTTTATTTTCGGAAGCGTTCTGGCCTCCCGGCTCGGAGCGGGTTTCGTTCCCGTCCGGAAGCCGGGAAAACTCCCTTCGGCGAGCATACGGGAAGTCTACCAGCTCGAGTACGGCTCCGACGCGTTGGAGATCCACGCAGACTCGATCGCGGCGGGCGAGAAGATACTTATCGTCGATGATCTGCTTGCCACGGGGGGGACGGCCGCCGCGGCCTGTTCTCTCGTGCGGCGGCTCGGCGGCAGTATCATCGGTGTGGCATTCCTGGTCGAACTTGCGTTCCTGGGAGGGCGGAA
- the glnA gene encoding type I glutamate--ammonia ligase produces MPVRATKPSKNIEQVFRTIKDSDIKVIDLRFCDMLGQWQHFTVMGNEFDEDAFTEGLGFDGSSIRGFQAIHESDMLLIPDPDTIFVDPFTAVPTLNIICDVKDPMTLKRYSRDSRYVAAKAEAYLRSTGIADTCYVGPEAEFFILDSARFDQSHQYGFYYLDSEEGFWNSGKDGGAVPNLGHKPRFKEGYFPTAPLDSLQDIRSEMALTLEKTGVRVEVHHHEVATAGQAEIDMRRDTLLRMGDSLLKYKYVVKNVAKRNRKTVTFMPKPLFNDNGSGMHVHLSLWKGGKPLFYGDKYANLSPLALHFIGGILKHAPALCAITNPTTNSYKRMTPGFEAPVNLAYSQRNRSAAVRIPMYSKNPAAKRIEFRCPDPACNPYLGFAALLMAGLDGIKSKIDPGKPLDVDIYDLGSADLKKIPTAPGSLEQALGHLERDHDFLLRGDVFTKDLIESWIEFKMEKEVKPMQLRPHPYEFSLYYDV; encoded by the coding sequence ATGCCTGTACGCGCGACGAAGCCGTCCAAAAATATTGAACAGGTCTTCCGGACAATCAAGGACAGCGACATCAAAGTGATCGACCTTCGCTTTTGCGACATGCTGGGGCAGTGGCAGCACTTTACGGTGATGGGGAACGAGTTCGACGAAGACGCCTTCACCGAAGGCCTCGGGTTCGACGGATCGAGCATCCGAGGCTTCCAGGCGATCCACGAGAGCGACATGCTGCTCATTCCGGATCCCGACACGATCTTCGTCGATCCGTTCACCGCGGTGCCGACCCTGAACATCATCTGCGATGTGAAAGACCCCATGACGCTCAAGCGGTATTCGCGCGACAGCAGGTATGTCGCGGCGAAGGCCGAGGCGTACCTCCGGTCCACCGGGATCGCCGACACGTGCTACGTGGGGCCCGAGGCGGAGTTTTTCATACTCGACAGCGCCAGGTTCGATCAGTCGCACCAGTATGGATTTTATTACCTCGATTCCGAAGAGGGTTTTTGGAACAGCGGGAAGGACGGAGGGGCGGTCCCGAATCTCGGGCACAAGCCGCGGTTCAAGGAGGGATATTTTCCCACCGCGCCCCTCGACAGCCTTCAGGACATCCGGTCGGAGATGGCGCTCACGCTCGAAAAAACCGGCGTGCGGGTGGAGGTCCACCATCACGAGGTGGCGACCGCCGGGCAGGCCGAGATCGACATGCGCCGGGACACGCTGCTCCGGATGGGGGACAGCCTGTTGAAATACAAGTACGTCGTGAAAAATGTCGCCAAGCGCAACCGCAAAACGGTCACCTTCATGCCGAAGCCCCTGTTCAACGACAACGGTTCGGGAATGCACGTGCACCTCAGTTTGTGGAAGGGGGGTAAACCGCTCTTTTACGGCGACAAGTACGCCAACCTGAGCCCTCTCGCACTTCATTTCATCGGGGGCATCCTGAAACACGCGCCCGCCCTCTGCGCCATTACGAATCCGACGACCAATTCGTACAAGCGGATGACACCCGGGTTTGAGGCGCCGGTGAACCTCGCCTACTCGCAGCGAAACAGAAGCGCCGCGGTCCGGATCCCGATGTATTCGAAGAACCCGGCCGCGAAAAGGATCGAATTCCGGTGTCCCGACCCCGCCTGCAATCCCTATCTCGGATTTGCCGCCCTGTTGATGGCGGGCCTGGACGGGATCAAAAGCAAAATCGATCCGGGCAAGCCGCTCGACGTCGACATCTACGATCTCGGTTCGGCGGATCTGAAAAAGATTCCCACGGCTCCGGGCTCTCTCGAGCAGGCACTCGGGCATCTCGAGCGGGACCATGACTTCCTCCTGCGCGGGGATGTCTTCACCAAAGACCTGATCGAGTCGTGGATTGAATTCAAGATGGAGAAGGAAGTGAAGCCGATGCAACTCCGGCCCCACCCGTATGAGTTTTCCCTCTACTACGACGTTTGA
- a CDS encoding radical SAM protein has product MSNVLFTHSYFLSLDPKEFGAMMPYAPLGTLYAAAGARAGGHRVALFDSMLASGPAEFGLHLRRHRPDVVVIFDDDFNYLTKMCLTRMREAAFSLTRLAKAHGSTVIVHGSDPGDHAGEYLEQGADYVIAGEGEATLSELLGHLAGGRNAEPVDGLVYVRDGAIVRNRKRELLHDLDALPLPARDLLHVERYRALWKRRHGYFSMNIVTTRGCPFHCNWCAKPVYGQTYHSRTPGNVAGEMALLKSEFRPDHLWFCDDIFGLKPGWIEEFAAEVNEADAAIPFKCLSRSDLLLKEETIVHLKRAGCQTVWIGAESGSQKILDAMEKGTSVEQIYESTRRLREAGIRVGHFLQYGYPGETRSDIESTLRMVKECAPDEIGISVSYPLPGTKFYERVKSGLGEKRNWIDSRDLDPMVGTTEYSQEFYRALHRLTHKKFRLWQGIELLKQSIARPSLPDRRTIRRLASSAYHALTLPGLEAELEALSRRGDTNR; this is encoded by the coding sequence ATGTCGAACGTTCTCTTCACGCATTCATATTTCCTGTCGCTCGACCCGAAGGAGTTCGGGGCCATGATGCCCTACGCCCCTCTCGGCACACTCTATGCCGCCGCCGGCGCGCGCGCCGGGGGGCACAGGGTCGCGCTCTTTGACAGCATGCTCGCTTCGGGACCGGCAGAATTCGGCCTCCACCTGAGGCGGCACCGCCCGGATGTGGTGGTGATCTTCGACGACGACTTCAATTACCTGACGAAAATGTGCCTGACGAGGATGCGCGAGGCGGCATTCAGCCTCACCCGCCTCGCGAAGGCTCACGGCTCGACGGTCATTGTTCACGGATCTGACCCGGGCGATCATGCGGGAGAGTATCTCGAGCAGGGGGCCGATTACGTGATCGCCGGAGAGGGCGAGGCGACACTGTCGGAGCTTCTCGGCCATCTGGCCGGCGGCCGGAACGCCGAACCGGTCGACGGGCTGGTCTACGTCCGGGACGGCGCGATCGTAAGGAACCGCAAGCGGGAGCTCCTGCACGACCTGGATGCCCTACCCCTCCCGGCGAGGGACCTTCTCCACGTGGAACGGTACCGCGCGTTGTGGAAACGGCGGCACGGCTACTTCTCGATGAATATCGTGACCACGCGCGGGTGCCCGTTCCATTGCAACTGGTGCGCCAAACCGGTCTACGGGCAGACGTATCATTCACGCACACCGGGAAATGTGGCGGGAGAAATGGCGCTCCTCAAGAGCGAATTCCGGCCGGACCACCTCTGGTTTTGCGACGATATTTTCGGCCTCAAGCCGGGATGGATCGAGGAGTTCGCGGCCGAAGTCAATGAGGCGGACGCCGCGATCCCGTTCAAATGCCTTTCACGCTCCGACCTCCTCCTGAAGGAAGAGACGATTGTTCACCTGAAACGCGCGGGTTGCCAGACCGTCTGGATCGGGGCCGAATCCGGTTCCCAGAAAATCCTCGACGCGATGGAGAAAGGAACAAGCGTCGAACAGATTTATGAATCGACGCGCCGGCTCCGCGAGGCGGGGATCCGTGTCGGCCATTTTCTGCAGTACGGCTATCCCGGGGAGACCCGGTCCGACATCGAATCGACTCTCCGGATGGTCAAGGAATGCGCGCCGGATGAGATCGGAATCTCGGTTTCATACCCCCTTCCGGGCACGAAATTTTACGAACGCGTGAAATCGGGCCTCGGCGAGAAAAGGAACTGGATCGACAGCCGCGATCTCGACCCGATGGTCGGAACCACGGAGTACAGCCAGGAATTTTACCGCGCGCTCCATCGACTGACCCACAAGAAGTTCCGCCTCTGGCAGGGGATCGAACTTCTCAAACAATCGATCGCCAGGCCTTCACTCCCGGATCGGCGGACGATCCGGCGGCTGGCGTCATCCGCCTACCATGCGCTCACTCTCCCTGGATTGGAAGCCGAGCTCGAAGCGCTCTCGCGGCGCGGCGACACAAACCGGTAG
- a CDS encoding PASTA domain-containing protein, producing MKRPTKGTFTSRRAKRIYLLLLAFSILFFVCNDIILPWYVNQGGIVEVPSVLGVPYDDAVKSLATLGLEGRKGDVRLDKDHPAGLVIIQSPFPGEKVKRGRRVYMTISGGEQLVAIPSVKGRTLRDAKFALERQGLKLGTVEYRPSDSFPQNTVIEQAPGAGATAKRDAFVSIVVSQGNTFQKITVPDVTRKSLTEAKALLAASGLKLGNITYIPSTELLPNTVVEQFPLKGELVSSGQAVDLFVVQGGERNKDIIEY from the coding sequence ATGAAGCGGCCCACGAAAGGGACATTCACATCGAGGCGGGCCAAGAGGATCTATCTCCTCCTCCTCGCCTTTTCAATCCTCTTCTTCGTTTGCAACGACATTATCCTCCCCTGGTATGTCAATCAGGGGGGTATCGTCGAAGTCCCATCCGTTCTGGGCGTTCCCTACGACGATGCCGTCAAGAGCCTCGCTACGCTCGGCCTTGAAGGGCGGAAAGGGGATGTCCGGCTCGATAAGGATCATCCCGCGGGCCTCGTCATCATCCAGAGCCCTTTCCCGGGCGAGAAGGTCAAGCGGGGGAGGCGGGTCTACATGACGATCAGCGGGGGGGAACAGCTCGTCGCAATTCCGAGCGTCAAAGGGAGGACTCTCCGGGACGCCAAGTTTGCGCTCGAACGCCAGGGATTAAAGCTCGGCACGGTCGAATACCGGCCCTCCGATTCGTTTCCCCAGAATACGGTCATCGAGCAGGCCCCCGGAGCGGGTGCGACCGCGAAACGCGACGCATTCGTTTCGATCGTCGTCAGCCAGGGGAACACCTTCCAGAAGATCACCGTGCCGGATGTGACCAGGAAGTCGCTGACGGAGGCGAAGGCGCTGCTCGCCGCAAGCGGCCTGAAACTCGGAAATATCACTTATATCCCGTCGACCGAGCTCTTGCCGAACACGGTCGTCGAGCAGTTTCCCCTCAAGGGGGAGCTTGTTTCATCCGGCCAGGCTGTCGATCTGTTCGTGGTCCAGGGCGGGGAGCGCAACAAGGATATCATCGAATATTGA
- a CDS encoding enoyl-CoA hydratase-related protein — translation MDYSTILCTTQDRLTVVTMNRPERRNALDGAMIKELTDAFSAANRNPQVRMVVLTGNGPAFCAGMDLEYLQTISALGQAENLEDARSLTKLLDLVHGLKKPVVAMVNGPAMGGGCGLAAACDFVFASKEQAVLGAPEVRMGFLPAVILLYLVKRMGEGAARELVLRGGILGAEEARARGLVTEVVEGAALPARVMEFASELINSTSGSSQMLTKELFSRYDEMGLKQAEEYAANLNALARKTEDFRKGIAAFRKKDRPQW, via the coding sequence ATGGATTACTCCACGATCCTCTGCACCACCCAGGACCGCCTCACCGTTGTTACGATGAACCGCCCGGAGCGGAGGAACGCTCTCGACGGCGCGATGATCAAGGAACTCACCGACGCCTTCAGCGCCGCCAACCGCAACCCGCAGGTTCGGATGGTGGTCCTCACCGGCAACGGTCCGGCGTTTTGCGCGGGAATGGATCTGGAATACCTGCAGACGATCTCCGCACTGGGACAGGCGGAAAATCTCGAGGATGCCCGAAGCCTCACCAAACTCCTCGACCTTGTGCACGGGCTGAAGAAACCTGTTGTCGCCATGGTGAACGGCCCCGCGATGGGAGGAGGATGCGGACTCGCCGCCGCCTGCGATTTCGTCTTCGCATCGAAGGAACAGGCCGTCCTCGGGGCGCCGGAGGTGCGAATGGGATTTCTTCCCGCGGTCATCCTTCTCTACCTCGTCAAGAGAATGGGGGAGGGAGCGGCAAGAGAATTGGTCCTTCGGGGAGGGATCCTGGGCGCGGAAGAGGCGCGCGCCAGGGGCCTCGTCACCGAAGTCGTGGAGGGGGCCGCCCTGCCGGCCCGGGTGATGGAATTTGCCTCGGAGCTCATCAATTCGACGAGCGGCTCTTCCCAGATGCTGACCAAGGAGCTCTTCTCCCGGTATGACGAGATGGGCCTGAAGCAGGCGGAGGAATACGCGGCGAACCTGAACGCGCTCGCGCGCAAGACCGAGGATTTCCGAAAAGGGATCGCCGCGTTTAGAAAAAAAGACCGCCCCCAATGGTGA
- a CDS encoding radical SAM protein, translating to MDLLLTHGYFLTEDETEKRILKPYPPLGILYLSSYLKARGIGVSVFDTTFKSFPGFSAYIAGERPPVVGISSNLLTKLNVLKQIRCCKEAGCRVIVGGPDVPEYAEQYVASGADAAVIGEGEETTFELLEALSKGGPTGSIRGIVFRSDDGQIVRTPPRPLIPDIDSIPFPDREAIDMEEYIGVWKRRHGMGSVSLICARGCPYTCTWCSRSVYGETHRRRSVANVVGEIELIRERYNPDMLWFADDVFTMHHKWFHQFHAEMKRRNIRIPFECISRADRLSEEILQKIAELGCFRIWYGSESGSQRILDAMERRVSVGEIRTITRLARKFGIKAGLFVMLGYPGEEIRDIEATVEHLKETDPDTFLTTVAYPIKGTTFYRQVRDRISVPPDWSSGTDRQLRIAGRFSDRFYWFANRYLVNEVGQHRIRNHGGKSFAALATSFAKAKLARAGMELTKGWRS from the coding sequence ATGGATCTTCTTCTTACCCACGGCTATTTCCTCACGGAGGATGAAACCGAAAAGAGGATCCTGAAACCGTACCCTCCTCTCGGAATTCTCTACCTCTCCTCGTACCTGAAGGCCCGGGGCATCGGCGTCTCCGTGTTCGACACCACCTTCAAGTCGTTCCCCGGGTTCTCCGCCTACATCGCCGGAGAGCGTCCTCCGGTGGTCGGAATTTCCTCCAATCTTCTGACGAAGCTGAATGTCCTCAAACAGATTCGTTGTTGCAAGGAGGCCGGGTGCAGGGTGATCGTGGGGGGCCCGGACGTTCCGGAATATGCCGAACAGTATGTGGCCTCCGGCGCCGACGCGGCGGTGATCGGTGAGGGTGAAGAAACAACTTTTGAGCTTCTCGAAGCGCTCTCCAAAGGGGGGCCGACGGGCTCGATCCGCGGGATCGTCTTCCGGAGCGACGACGGGCAGATCGTGAGGACTCCCCCGCGTCCCCTGATACCCGACATTGATTCGATCCCGTTTCCCGACAGGGAGGCCATCGACATGGAAGAGTACATCGGGGTCTGGAAGCGCCGCCACGGCATGGGATCCGTCTCCCTGATCTGCGCGCGGGGCTGCCCTTACACGTGCACGTGGTGCAGCAGATCGGTCTACGGAGAGACGCACCGCCGGCGGAGTGTGGCGAACGTCGTCGGGGAAATAGAGTTGATCCGCGAGAGGTACAATCCCGACATGCTCTGGTTCGCCGACGACGTCTTCACGATGCATCATAAGTGGTTCCACCAGTTCCATGCGGAAATGAAGCGGCGAAACATACGGATCCCGTTCGAATGCATCTCACGCGCCGACCGCCTCTCGGAAGAGATCCTTCAGAAGATCGCCGAGCTCGGCTGCTTCCGGATCTGGTACGGGTCCGAGAGCGGATCGCAACGGATCCTCGATGCGATGGAACGGAGAGTGTCTGTCGGGGAGATCCGGACGATTACCAGACTCGCACGGAAGTTCGGCATCAAGGCCGGCTTGTTCGTCATGCTGGGCTATCCCGGCGAGGAGATCCGGGATATCGAGGCGACCGTGGAGCACCTCAAGGAGACCGATCCCGACACGTTCCTCACCACAGTCGCCTACCCGATCAAGGGGACAACGTTCTATCGCCAGGTCCGGGACCGTATTTCCGTCCCGCCCGACTGGTCTTCCGGCACCGACCGCCAGCTGAGGATCGCGGGGCGGTTCTCCGACCGGTTCTACTGGTTCGCAAACCGCTACCTCGTGAATGAGGTGGGTCAACACCGCATCCGGAATCATGGCGGGAAAAGCTTCGCCGCGCTCGCAACCTCGTTCGCGAAGGCCAAACTTGCCAGGGCAGGCATGGAACTGACGAAGGGATGGCGTTCATGA
- the rpe gene encoding ribulose-phosphate 3-epimerase — translation MVTIAPSILSADFRDLKRQIRLAEQGGADWIHLDIMDGHFVPNITFGPMIVKTVRSITKLPLDTHLMIEDPLRYIGEFREAGSTRLTVHVEACVHLHRVVERIRQAGMKPGVALNPATPVSALEEILPFTDLVLVMTVNPGFGGQEFIPSSLAKVQEVARMIAKKKRKTVLEVDGGIGEHNAAELVRAGAAALVAGHSIFSQRNIPRAIRNLRTSALR, via the coding sequence ATGGTCACCATAGCGCCATCGATCCTCTCCGCCGACTTCCGGGACCTGAAGCGGCAGATCCGTCTGGCAGAGCAGGGCGGAGCCGACTGGATCCATCTCGACATCATGGACGGTCATTTTGTCCCGAATATCACGTTCGGCCCCATGATCGTCAAGACCGTGCGATCGATCACGAAGCTGCCTCTCGACACGCACCTGATGATCGAGGATCCTCTCCGGTACATCGGGGAGTTCCGCGAGGCCGGCTCCACGAGGCTGACCGTGCATGTGGAAGCGTGTGTCCACCTCCACCGGGTGGTCGAGAGGATCAGGCAGGCCGGAATGAAACCGGGCGTCGCCCTGAATCCCGCCACGCCGGTCTCCGCGCTCGAAGAGATTCTCCCGTTCACGGACCTCGTGCTCGTCATGACGGTCAATCCGGGCTTCGGCGGCCAGGAGTTCATCCCCTCCTCTCTTGCGAAAGTGCAGGAAGTGGCGCGCATGATCGCGAAGAAAAAGCGGAAAACGGTCCTCGAGGTCGACGGCGGCATCGGCGAACACAACGCCGCGGAACTTGTCCGGGCGGGCGCCGCAGCCCTCGTGGCAGGACACTCCATCTTCTCCCAGCGCAACATTCCCCGCGCGATCCGCAACCTCCGCACGTCCGCCCTCCGGTAA
- a CDS encoding class I SAM-dependent methyltransferase codes for MTGAPAAQTAALFDRAAAGYDEEFEQRGLTGDLRKVVQATLFAHFPPGAHVLELNCGTGTDAIALAERGVRVTCLDASPEMVARAAEKVGLRSLGHLITTRVLDNERIDSLGSSEFDGAFSNFGGLNCSPRPAEVAAKLGRVVRPGAVFVACLLNRTCLWETAAFLARGKFGKAFRRLRSGGSGATVGGSPLHVWYHSPGGMKGILKPWFEVIELYGLSILSPPPNSLNFISSHPELTGRLLRLDRKIRGTVPFRSLGDHFVAVARRTARPVPECPVPE; via the coding sequence ATGACCGGCGCTCCCGCCGCACAGACGGCGGCTCTCTTCGACCGGGCCGCAGCAGGGTATGACGAAGAGTTCGAACAGCGGGGACTCACCGGGGACCTCCGGAAGGTGGTCCAGGCGACGCTTTTCGCTCACTTTCCGCCCGGAGCGCATGTGCTGGAGCTCAACTGCGGCACAGGGACCGATGCGATCGCCCTCGCAGAGCGGGGGGTGCGCGTGACCTGTCTCGACGCGTCGCCGGAGATGGTCGCCAGAGCCGCGGAAAAAGTCGGGCTCCGTTCTCTCGGTCATCTCATCACCACAAGGGTGCTGGATAATGAGCGGATCGATTCGCTCGGCTCAAGCGAGTTCGACGGCGCATTTTCGAATTTCGGAGGGTTGAACTGCTCCCCGCGGCCGGCGGAGGTTGCCGCGAAACTCGGCCGGGTCGTGAGGCCCGGTGCCGTCTTCGTTGCGTGCCTGTTGAACCGGACGTGCCTCTGGGAGACAGCGGCCTTTCTTGCGCGCGGAAAATTCGGAAAGGCGTTCAGGCGGCTGCGCTCCGGCGGGTCCGGGGCGACGGTCGGCGGCTCGCCGCTGCACGTCTGGTATCATTCACCCGGGGGGATGAAGGGAATCCTGAAGCCCTGGTTCGAAGTTATCGAATTATATGGACTCAGCATTCTCTCACCTCCACCGAATTCTTTGAACTTCATCTCCTCCCATCCGGAGTTGACAGGACGGCTCCTCCGGCTCGACCGGAAAATCCGGGGAACGGTTCCCTTCCGGTCTCTCGGAGACCATTTCGTCGCCGTGGCACGCCGGACTGCTCGCCCGGTACCAGAATGCCCGGTACCAGAATGA